One Triticum dicoccoides isolate Atlit2015 ecotype Zavitan chromosome 5B, WEW_v2.0, whole genome shotgun sequence genomic window carries:
- the LOC119310825 gene encoding glucosamine 6-phosphate N-acetyltransferase 1-like, producing MEQPQAAMASEAGAGVDADAYRIRPLELGDLSKGFCDLLAQLSPSAPLTEDSFRSRFAELAALGGDHLVLVAEDAGTGRIAAAGAVLVERKFIRRCGTVGHVEDVVVDAAARGRGLGERVVRRLVEHARARGCYKVILNCTPELRGFYAKCGFVEKNVQMGLYF from the coding sequence ATGGAACAACCGCAAGCAGCCATGGCGTCGGAGGCCGGCGCCGGCGTCGACGCCGACGCGTACCGCATCCGGCCGCTCGAGCTCGGCGACCTCTCCAAGGGCTTCTGCGACCTCCTCGCGCAGCTCTCCCCCTCCGCGCCCCTCACCGAGGACTCCTTCCGCTCCCGCTTCGCCGAGCTCGCGGCCCTGGGCGGCGACCACCTCGTCCTCGTCGCCGAGGACGCCGGCACGGGCCGCATCGCCGCCGCGGGGGCGGTTCTCGTGGAGCGCAAGTTCATCCGCCGCTGCGGCACCGTGGGGCACGTGGAGGACGTGGTGGTGGACGCCGCGGCGCGCGGCCGGGGGCTCGGGGAGCGCGTCGTCCGCCGCCTCGTGGAGCACGCGAGGGCGAGGGGGTGCTACAAGGTTATACTGAACTGCACTCCGGAGCTGAGGGGGTTCTACGCCAAGTGCGGATTCGTGGAGAAGAACGTCCAGATGGGGCTCTACTTCTGA
- the LOC119310826 gene encoding uncharacterized protein LOC119310826 has product MVAAPAPAPAAGEATPPPEPPPSRVSVRSSSSSSRRRCALSSRFREPASPRRHAWVSLQGRLVGAEEAASADAAAPGLPSDEATAWELFSPMHRVLLVATVAAASSRSHAARRIEQLQRLIHFRDEVLQSMQQKLDDLLSEMHSLQQQYVKCDSFISTQSEKVELVSSKKLMDEEGTRCCACSQLVTAATPYKTKDFCGMDDAKSDVVDRTSVSLVDHEERRMSDLSDIWSVVSSVDNHLSGDNQLSSLAAEQELYNIQKECEEKDAIIKELTAAAHTSSTADAKRIAELQDILKRKNMVISKLKKDMSALKQMVVELTRAKRASSVNLNTACSELPVMSSNILYDMSSTSPSSSDSESPVTTRECLNVQPTDGTPGDCESTGSSRVSVRKTSLPPAKSSVRSTAPLKEKCLNPKVETSLVGRQKQLLSSNGDFKKTRRQSHQDSRNKATKRWM; this is encoded by the exons atggtcgccgcccccgcccccgcccccgccgccggcgAGGCGACCCCGCCCCCGGAGCCGCCTCCGTCCCGCGTGTCCGttcgctcctcctcgtcgtcctcccgGCGCCGATGCGCCCTCTCGAGCCGTTTCCGTGAGCCGGCGAGCCCGCGGCGCCACGCGTGGGTCTCCCTCCAGGGCCGCCTCGTCGGCGCCGAGGAGGCGGCGTCCGCTGATGCGGCCGCGCCGGGCCTCCCGTCGGACGAGGCGACGGCGTGGGAGCTCTTCAGCCCGATGCAccgcgtcctcctcgtcgccaccgtggcggccgcctcctcccgctccCACGCGGCCCGCCGCATCGAGCAGCTCCAGCGATTGATTCATTTCAGG GATGAGGTGCTGCAAAGCATGCAGCAGAAGCTGGATGATCTGTTGTCCGAGATGCACTCCCTGCAACAGCAATATGTCAAGTGCGACAGCTTCATTTCCACCCAGAGTGAAAAGGTTGAGTTGGTAAGCAGCAAGAAGCTAATGGATGAGGAGGGAACCAGATGCTGTGCGTGCTCACAGCTGGTGACTGCTGCTACTCCTTACAAGACAAAG GATTTCTGTGGAATGGATGATGCAAAGAGCGATGTAGTTGATAGGACTAGTGTAAGTCTTGTGGATCATGAGGAGCGCCGGATGTCGGATCTCTCAGACATTTGGAGTGTCGTATCCTCTGTGGATAATCATTTAAGCGGGGACAATCAG CTAAGTTCACTGGCAGCAGAACAAGAGTTGTATAACATTCAGAAGgaatgtgaagagaaggatgcaatTATAAAGGAACTGACTGCAGCTGCACATACATCTAGCACTGCTGATGCCAAG AGAATTGCAGAGCTGCAGGATATTCTCAAAAGGAAAAACATGGTGATATCCAAACTGAAGAAAGACATGTCAGCTCTGAAGCAGATG GTTGTTGAACTAACAAGGGCTAAAAGAGCATCTTCTGTCAACTTAAATACAGCCTGCTCTGAACTCCCAGTGATGTCAAGCAATATTTTATATGATATGAGTAGCACTAGCCCATCATCATCGGATTCTGAGTCTCCTGTAACAACGAGAGAATGCCTTAATGTGCAGCCCACTGACGGCACTCCCGGAGACTGTGAATCCACAGGAAGCTCTAGAGTATCAGTGCGAAAAACATCTCTTCCTCCAGCAAAATCATCAGTGCGCTCGACTGCCCCACTCAAAGAGAAATGTTTAAATCCGAAAGTGGAAACAAGTTTGGTTGGTAGACAGAAGCAACTTTTATCCTCTAATGGAGACTTTAAAAAGACTAGAAGACAAAGTCACCAAGATTCACGGAATAAAGCTACAAAGAGATGGATGTAG